A single genomic interval of Salinarchaeum sp. IM2453 harbors:
- a CDS encoding rnhA operon protein, whose protein sequence is MAELPDDVQQEAFRLTKLIERTGNPDEQDAYQERRDKLLAEYSYTARIREDDSGRTLVCYPEEWVVDGTVYPDRIDDIDRGVELPLSGTGDPDEWDSVWEHNRLLAEEIREEHGEIHGDNITALAQFASNHYAKPIESLTEQELAEFKEEYFPRNAWPSQNQQDAIDESISLIDFQ, encoded by the coding sequence ATGGCTGAGCTACCAGACGATGTTCAACAGGAGGCCTTTCGCCTCACAAAGTTGATCGAGCGCACTGGCAACCCTGACGAGCAGGATGCCTATCAAGAGCGTCGTGATAAACTACTTGCCGAGTATTCATACACCGCCCGTATTCGAGAGGATGACTCCGGCCGTACGCTTGTCTGTTACCCAGAGGAGTGGGTTGTCGATGGCACTGTCTATCCAGATCGGATCGATGATATCGACCGTGGTGTTGAACTCCCGCTTTCTGGTACAGGTGATCCTGACGAGTGGGATTCTGTCTGGGAGCATAATCGATTACTTGCCGAAGAGATTAGAGAAGAACACGGTGAAATTCATGGCGACAATATCACGGCTCTTGCTCAGTTTGCGAGCAATCACTATGCCAAACCAATTGAGTCACTTACCGAGCAGGAGCTCGCAGAATTCAAAGAAGAGTATTTCCCCCGCAATGCGTGGCCATCCCAGAACCAGCAAGACGCAATTGATGAGTCGATTTCACTGATTGACTTCCAGTAG